A region of the Paenibacillus sp. J23TS9 genome:
TAAAATCGAACAACTCCGCTCCGGATTTCGTTTGGATGTTTTGTTTTAAAGCTTGTATGGAGGCTTGACTCTGCTGGATCAACTCAGAAACGATAGCCGGATCGTTCTCGAAGGCTGCCGGCTTATTTGTATTACTTTTGGCGGGAACCGGTGCTGTTGGATCATTTGGTAACAATTTTATAAAATCCCGCTCTATGATAGTCTTGAGTGCGCCTATAATGAGCGGATCGGATGCCATGGTTTTCAAAAAGGTTTCCCGGCCGACAGGTGTAGTCAGCCTAGATGCAACATCAACAAACAACCTCCCACCGGCTTTACGCATAGGTGCAGGAGTAATGAACAGGTAAAAAGACAATCCCAATGGTTTGATGGGATCTGTCATCATTTGTTGATGCCCAACAGATAAATAGACGTGTTTTTCCTGATCATTCGCTTCAGGGATCGGGTATAAAGTCGTAATCGGCCGACTCTGGACAATATAAAATGTATCATCAGCCAAACACCATTCGATGTCTTGTGGCTGGCCAAAATAAGCTTCGACCTGTCTTCCGATCCGTTCCAGTTGCAAAATATGTTGATCGGTAAGTGTTTGAGCCGTTTGCTGATCTGGATCGATCTGCCGGGTTTCGGTTCCGCCTTCTTTTCGTCCATAGATCGCCAATGTTTTGGCTGCGATCCTCTTATCGACGATTTCCCCTTCGTGTACTTTATAATTATCGGCTGAAACTAAGCCGGAGACCAGCGCTTCCCCAAGTCCGAAACTGGCATCGATGGACAGCTGCTTCCGGTTTCCGCTCATTGGATCAGCGGTAAATAAGATCCCGGAAGCCTGCGGGAATACCATCCTTTGAACGATAACGGACAAATAAACTTGACTGTGATCGAATCCATTTTGAATACGGTAGGTGACCGCGCGATCTGTAAATAGGGAAGCCCAACATTTGCTGATATGCTGCAAGATGGCATCGACGCCAATGATATTTAAATAGGTGTCTTGCTGACCTGCAAAAGAGGCATGTGGTAAATCTTCAGCAGTCGCACTTGAACGCACTGCGTAAGCATGTTCCTCACCAAACCGGGAGAGATATTGAGACACTGCTTTCACAACATCGGATGGAATTTCTGCTTCCATAATGAGTTGCCTGATTTTCCGGCTGATTTCACCAATTTGGTCTCGATCATCTGCTTTTAGCATGGTTAGACGATTGAGTAAAACATGATACGCTTCGATTTGTTCGATGGCTTTCTGATATCCCACTGTTGTAATACAAAATCCTTCTGGTACTTGTATGCCTTCAATTTTTGAACATTCCCCTAAATTAAACCCTTTTCCGCCAACGAGCAAGTGCTGCGTCTTTTCTATTTCTTGAAAACCGAGAACCAAAGAACTCATTCAACATCTCTCCTAACCATTAAATTGAGAAAAAGCATTTGACAAGGTTTTATCAGCATGGTACAATTAAAGAGTAAGATGAAATAACTTTGCCTTTAAACCTTGAGACAGTCGTGATCTGATTATATCATTGTGTCTTTTTATATGCAATATCAAAGAATCTGGCAAAACTGTCCAGGTTCTTTTTTGATTTCTCGCTATCAATAATCCTTCATCTTCTCCAGCTAAACTTCCAAATCCCCCTTCTCTCTGTATCGCATACTGTATCACAGAAAAATCATCGGCAGGAGCAACTGACATCTGTGAACCAGAATAATTCGATGACATTCCCACTGATGATCGGCATAGACTACATGTTTTTGTCGATATACAGGAAAGGATATATGTTCTTGTCCTGAGCAATAGACAAGAACATATATCCTTAAATTAAAAAACATCGGTTTATGAGGTTATCTACGCGTGGATGCGGGGGCTTATTAGAATACGCTAACTACCCCAGTCTTACCGATTATCCGGCTCATGCATAGGCAATTCCGCGACAAGTCCGTCGCTTTGGCGAATCCATGTCTCGAATTGACGCTCGCCCGCTTTTAATCGAATGACTCTTGCTCCCGTCGGAAACTCATCCATTCGCACACCGTCTACATAGCTAACGTAACGAGTAGATCTCCCGTAGCAAAGACGGATACCGTGCAGTGTACCGCAGTAATCGTTTGAGTGATCATGTCCGGCGAACGTGCCCATAACATCGCCCATCTCCACCATAGCGGCGAACAAGCCGGAGTTCACTTGAGGCGTGCTGATCCATTCGACGCAATGACCCTCGCACACCTTGGTCTTCCACACCTCATCGTATTCCGGCAGCGGAATATGGAAGAATGCGAGTGCAGGTAATGGCGTACCACTGTTGCACTCGGCCAATTGCCGAGATTCGGATACGTACCACCCGATTTGATCACGGCGTATCCAGTCGTATCCGCCCACCGAATCCATCTGTGAGTAATCGCCGCTGTCGAGGAAAAACAACGAAGCTGCCGGCTTTCCTGTAGAATCGTCGACCGTCAGCACATAATTCCCCGCTCCGCTCACCCCGGGAGGATCTGATTTGGCTACACAATATTCATGAAGAAGCTGCTCCTCATGCATTCTCTTTCGTGGCAAGCTCCCTTCCGAGTCGTGATTTCCAAAGACAGCAGCCCATGCTACGCGGTTTTCTTCAGCGACAGCGATCGCGCTGCGGAACGATTGGAGCGGGTCTTTGCTTCTAGCGCTAGCAATCACGTCGCCCGCAAACACCACAAGATCAGGCTGCTCGAGCTCGATGATCCTTTCCATCGTCGCCTTCGTCATTGCATCGAGAAGTGGTGTCTCAGGATCCAGGTCCTCCGCATCAATAAATTCCGTATCGGAAAACTGTACAATAACAAACGTTCCGTCGTCACGAAACTTCAGCTTCTTTTCCAAGGTATACCCTCTCCTTTGTCACATATTCCTTCCAATACCATAAGCCGATCAAGATGAATACAGCAGCGCATGCCAGATACATCGATGTCACGCCATACCGTAAACCGACCACCCAATAAATCAACGTCGGGCCAATCGCCGCCCCCAAATCGGTGGATACGGAATAAGCGGTCATGACCGTAATAACAGAAGTGCTCTTTGCGGCGTCAGATGCCATGGCATCCATGATTGTGCCAAGCGCGGTGCTTGTAACCATTACGAAAATCACAATAACAATCCAGATACCGATCGGCAGCTTCCACGGAAGCAAGGCGTAACAGACCGCCGCAGCCGCCAACGACAGCATAAACAATGGAAGTCTTCCTCTTGATCCATCCGTGCGTTGTCCGAACCATCGGGCTAAGAATGGTTCCCAAGCGCAGCGCAGCGCTGTCAATATTCCGCCTAATGCCGTGCTGCCGATGGCCAATCCGAACCACGGTACCCCCTTGGGATAGCTAGTATCGATAAGATAAGTAAGCGTCGCACTGAACACGGCGAGCAGTAATGATACAGTTAATCCGCTTATAACGATTTTCTTCACTTGCAATGACCACACCGTATTTCCACGACCACGAGTTGAATCTGTTTGATAAATCCCGGATGCTTTCCCCGCATTTATGGATGCCGCGATCAACGGAATTCCGGCCAACGCCATCATACCAAACAATATCGAGACGGATTGTAATCCGAAAAAGGGTACGAGCACTCCTCCGAACAGTACGCCTACCAAACTGCCAAGACGCCATAATCCGTTATACGTTCCCATTAAACGCCCACGATTCGTATTGTCGGAATAGCGAATCACGGTCAAATAACCGCCCATTCGCATTAAGGACCATGCAATTCCCCACACTGCCCGAAGCACAATCCAAATAGCGAACCCTTTGAAGACGCCATATCCTACTGTGGTAAGCGCCGCTAGCCCTACGGATAGGAACAGACCCGTTCGAAGCGACATGCGGTGATACAACCAGCCGATTGCAGGATTAAGGGGAAGCCTCACGAAACGATTGACGGATAGCAGGACTCCCACCTGCCAAAGCGCATCCAGTCCCACTTCCTTCCAAAATACCGGAAGTACAATGTACAGCATCGAATCGCCGAAGAGGGTTAGCGCGGTAACAATGCCGACAACCATAATTTGTCGCTGTTCTTTTGCGCTGCTGCCACTTGTCATAGGTCAACGATCAGGCCATCATAGGCCACCTTAATGCCGTAGGAATTGAAAGCATTTTCAAAATCATTATGCATAAAACCGGAGTTATGAGTAAAATGAGTGACATAAATTTGACTGTCCCCGCCAAGGGTACCTTCTTCCTTCCATATGCGCTGAACCTCCAGCACGGTTTCAATCCCCATATGGTTTGGATTTCGATCATTTTTCGTAAAACTATGGGTGCAATCTAGGATCGCCATATCAATAGCTTTGCCTTGAAGCCATGCCCAAGTATCGTCATGCAGCCATCCGGTGTCATTTCCGTAAAATAGAGCTTTACCCCCTTTTTCAATATAAAACAGCAAACAATTTTCAAGTTGGTCATGATTTGCGAGCAGTGGAGTTATTTGCATATCGCCTATTGAGATCGTCTCGAACGGTCGGAATAAGTGGAATGCAAACCTCTTGCTACCAGCGACCGAGCCCAGCGCCGTCCTACTCTGACAAATCGCCGCATCGTTGCCGTAAATATGTAAGGGATGATCGATACCGTGCGCAAACCCCTCAATCCGGTTGTACAGATCAGTTGGTTGAAAATGATCGTAGTGCGTATGCGTGAACAAGAGATGCTCAACCGCTCCCAAGTCGATTTGATCACGGAGCGCCTGCATATGGGAATCAGCTGAATAATCAACCTTGATTACATCATCGATCAATATAGAGCTTCTCGTTCGAATGTTTTTACCCCCGAGCGATTTCGCTTTGCGACAGGCCTCACATCGGCAAAATGGGTTCGGAAATCCTTCCGCTGCAGCCGTTCCAAGAAAATGGATTTTCATTGGATTCTCCTCCCTTTGAGAAGTGATCATTTTTCCGCGATCCCTCAATTAACACAAATAATAGCACACATTCACAATCAAATACACAAAAATTTCTATAATTTGCAAACCAGGAAAGCGGGTTATCGATGTAAAGGGCAGATATATTATTCCGCAATAAAAATAACGATTCCGGGTTCGTGGAAACCAAGAATCGTTATTTGGATTTGATCATATCATTCGTATACGATTTCGATACCGCTCTTGCTAAATTTATCCACGATAGTCCGGTCGATTTTGGAATCTGTTACAAACCGTTCAACTTCCGTTGCGCCGCATACTTTGATAAACGAATTTTGTCCGAACTTACTGCTATCTGCAAGGGCAATAGATCGCTTAGCGTTCGCATGCATTATTTTTTTCACTTGAACTTCGCCTATCCCGGTATCCGTAATCCCTGCTTCTAATGTAACCCCGCTCATACTCATAAAAAATATATCTGCATGAAATCGCGATGTAAACTCTTCCGCCAAATCACCGATGATACTTTGCTCGTCTTGACGAATAACGCCGCCAGTCATAATCAGCGTGTACCCCGGCATGGAGATTAACTCGTTCACGATCGGAAGCGAGTTTGTAATAACCGTTAATTGATCGAATTTGGCCTTCAGAGCCTTCGCAATCTGAGTGTTGGTCGTACTCGGGTCAAGCGCGATGGACATCCCTTCGGTCACATA
Encoded here:
- the ppsA gene encoding phosphoenolpyruvate synthase, which translates into the protein MSSLVLGFQEIEKTQHLLVGGKGFNLGECSKIEGIQVPEGFCITTVGYQKAIEQIEAYHVLLNRLTMLKADDRDQIGEISRKIRQLIMEAEIPSDVVKAVSQYLSRFGEEHAYAVRSSATAEDLPHASFAGQQDTYLNIIGVDAILQHISKCWASLFTDRAVTYRIQNGFDHSQVYLSVIVQRMVFPQASGILFTADPMSGNRKQLSIDASFGLGEALVSGLVSADNYKVHEGEIVDKRIAAKTLAIYGRKEGGTETRQIDPDQQTAQTLTDQHILQLERIGRQVEAYFGQPQDIEWCLADDTFYIVQSRPITTLYPIPEANDQEKHVYLSVGHQQMMTDPIKPLGLSFYLFITPAPMRKAGGRLFVDVASRLTTPVGRETFLKTMASDPLIIGALKTIIERDFIKLLPNDPTAPVPAKSNTNKPAAFENDPAIVSELIQQSQASIQALKQNIQTKSGAELFDFILEDIQELKRTLFNPQSTAVFMAAMNASAWINEHMYEWLGEKNAADTLSQSVPNNITSEMGLALLNVADVIRPYPEVIDYLQHAKEDNFLDELVKFDGGKETQDAIYDYLSKYGMRCTGEIDITKTRWSEKPITLVPLILGNIKNFEPNAGHRKFEQGRQEALEKEQELIDRLKQLPDGEQKAEETKRMIDLIRNFIGYREYPKYGYISRYFVYKQAIMKEAERLVQAGVILDQEDIYYLTFEELHEVVRTNKLDDRIISKRKDEYRLYEKLTPPRVITSDGEIISGAYKRENLPADAIVGLPVSSGVIEGRARVILNMENADLEDGDILVTPFTDPGWTPLFVSIKGLVTEVGGLMTHGAVIAREYGLPAVVGVEHAAKLIKDGQRIRVNGTEGYIEILN
- a CDS encoding metallophosphoesterase family protein; protein product: MEKKLKFRDDGTFVIVQFSDTEFIDAEDLDPETPLLDAMTKATMERIIELEQPDLVVFAGDVIASARSKDPLQSFRSAIAVAEENRVAWAAVFGNHDSEGSLPRKRMHEEQLLHEYCVAKSDPPGVSGAGNYVLTVDDSTGKPAASLFFLDSGDYSQMDSVGGYDWIRRDQIGWYVSESRQLAECNSGTPLPALAFFHIPLPEYDEVWKTKVCEGHCVEWISTPQVNSGLFAAMVEMGDVMGTFAGHDHSNDYCGTLHGIRLCYGRSTRYVSYVDGVRMDEFPTGARVIRLKAGERQFETWIRQSDGLVAELPMHEPDNR
- a CDS encoding MFS transporter; its protein translation is MTSGSSAKEQRQIMVVGIVTALTLFGDSMLYIVLPVFWKEVGLDALWQVGVLLSVNRFVRLPLNPAIGWLYHRMSLRTGLFLSVGLAALTTVGYGVFKGFAIWIVLRAVWGIAWSLMRMGGYLTVIRYSDNTNRGRLMGTYNGLWRLGSLVGVLFGGVLVPFFGLQSVSILFGMMALAGIPLIAASINAGKASGIYQTDSTRGRGNTVWSLQVKKIVISGLTVSLLLAVFSATLTYLIDTSYPKGVPWFGLAIGSTALGGILTALRCAWEPFLARWFGQRTDGSRGRLPLFMLSLAAAAVCYALLPWKLPIGIWIVIVIFVMVTSTALGTIMDAMASDAAKSTSVITVMTAYSVSTDLGAAIGPTLIYWVVGLRYGVTSMYLACAAVFILIGLWYWKEYVTKERVYLGKEAEVS
- a CDS encoding MBL fold metallo-hydrolase, which produces MKIHFLGTAAAEGFPNPFCRCEACRKAKSLGGKNIRTRSSILIDDVIKVDYSADSHMQALRDQIDLGAVEHLLFTHTHYDHFQPTDLYNRIEGFAHGIDHPLHIYGNDAAICQSRTALGSVAGSKRFAFHLFRPFETISIGDMQITPLLANHDQLENCLLFYIEKGGKALFYGNDTGWLHDDTWAWLQGKAIDMAILDCTHSFTKNDRNPNHMGIETVLEVQRIWKEEGTLGGDSQIYVTHFTHNSGFMHNDFENAFNSYGIKVAYDGLIVDL
- a CDS encoding DeoR/GlpR family DNA-binding transcription regulator produces the protein MFAEQRHQIIIHKLNQDKSIRASELMEQFGVSFETIRRDLEYLESEGYLRRVHGGAILKEPDYSREIPLPIRESIYLEEKKELAHIAIRYVTEGMSIALDPSTTNTQIAKALKAKFDQLTVITNSLPIVNELISMPGYTLIMTGGVIRQDEQSIIGDLAEEFTSRFHADIFFMSMSGVTLEAGITDTGIGEVQVKKIMHANAKRSIALADSSKFGQNSFIKVCGATEVERFVTDSKIDRTIVDKFSKSGIEIVYE